In the Artemia franciscana chromosome 1, ASM3288406v1, whole genome shotgun sequence genome, one interval contains:
- the LOC136025129 gene encoding blastula protease 10-like, whose protein sequence is MIVLTPLLYFLIFSTNKSKSYITQPTENTNGTEAYFLSSNGNPKESNSYSGAAGEHRDETQSSIRLHNGYTDGKKINKANRKANPPYRIIGDILYTKETWESKKNASTQGRASLIKDNYLWPKQENGDVLVPYEIDTKGFEGIDTSFIVNGFKAWEDGTCIKVVPWESVTNLFPVGNTRLFVINKPFTCNSYLGRARYLKRQAITLGEGCWKDSIASHEFGHALGLDHEHQRIDRDEYLMVFKMNIKGNHDEDFKRGNDRVFGVPYNYLSVMHYPYNSFSKSKETNMPTMLPRDPTLQYLLMEKHGVSHYDKLVLNYGYGCLETWRKKCTTRNYCQNYGYIGPNCTCICPPGAHGASCEKLLFHPLPAYPPSPCGGHITETGIYSSVKSNKNLICVWWVRPPNCHFAVVTITEFKVSKNNSLDHPCFNENFSVRTASLYEPDDGIKCGTEIRPGASFIGKPDLVLDYQSKLKSKVRQGHITFSVVFKKYPVCEPKYRSSITCPYIKNEDGSVILRSPLSMASKECKYQIRFPGAEQVRIATRKFNVNSSGKLCRNAFLYIKIASGQEIRQCNVEYFNHLFHGNEVFIHYKNDFGYGSGEFEIVLHPIEG, encoded by the exons ATGATAGTATTAACTCCACTCCTGTATTTCCtg ATTTTCAGCACAAATAAGTCTAAATCATACATTACACAGCCCACTGAGAACACCAATGGGACAGAGGCATATTTCCTGAGCTCTAACGGCAACCCAAAAGAATCGAACTCGTATTCTGGGGCTGCAGGTGAACACAGAGATGAGACACAGTCATCTATCAGACTACATAATGGATATACagatgggaaaaaaattaataaggccAACAGGAAAGCAAATCCTCCGTATAGAATAATAGGAGATATCTTATATACAAAAGAGACCtgggaaagtaaaaaaaatgcttcaacTCAAGGAAGAGCCTCGTTAATAAAAGACAATTATCTTTGGCCTAAGCAGGAAAACGGTGATGTCTTAGTGCCATACGAGATAGATACAAAGGGCTTTGAAGGAATTGATACATCCTTTATTGTGAATGGCTTCAAAGCTTGGGAAGATGGAACATGCATCAAGGTTGTGCCCTGGGAATCAGTGACAAACCTATTTCCTGTAGGCAATACAAGACTTTTTGTCATTAATAAGCCGTTTACTTGTAATTCTTATCTCGGACGGGCTAGATACTTGAAGAGGCAGGCGATCACCCTAGGTGAAGGCTGTTGGAAAGATTCAATCGCTTCCCATGAATTTGGACATGCTCTTGGCCTGGACCATGAGCACCAGAGGATAGATAGAGATGAATATTTGATGGTTTTCAAAATGAACATCAAAGGCAACCACGACGAAGACTTTAAAAGGGGAAACGATAGAGTGTTTGGGGTTCCTTACAATTATTTGTCAGTCATGCATTACccatataattcattttcaaagAGTAAGGAGACAAACATGCCTACTATGCTTCCCCGAGATCCTACGTTACAATATCTGTTGATGGAAAAACATGGTGTTAGTCATTATGATAAACTTGTCCTTAATTATGGCTATGGGTGCCTTGAAACCTGGAGAAAGAAGTGCACTACTAGGAACTATTGCCAAAATTATGGATATATAGGGCCAAATTGTACATGCATTTGTCCTCCAGGAGCTCATGGTGCATCATGTGAGAAATTACTTTTCCACCCTCTCCCAGCTTATCCACCATCACCTTGCGGAGGTCATATTACAGAAACAGGAATTTACAGCTCTGTAAAGAGCAACAAAAACCTTATCTGCGTCTGGTGGGTCCGGCCACCTAACTGCCACTTTGCAGTGGTTACTATAACAGAGTTTAAAGTCagtaaaaataatagtttagaCCATCCTTGTTTTAATGagaactttagtgtaaggacCGCCAGTTTGTATGAACCAGATGATGGAATTAAATGTGGGACTGAAATAAGACCAGGAGCTTCTTTCATTGGTAAGCCTGACTTAGTTCTTGATTATCAGTCGAAATTGAAGTCCAAAGTCCGTCAAGGTCATATAACATTCAGCgttgtatttaaaaaataccCGGTTTGTGAACCGAAGTATCGCTCGAGTATAACATGCCCATATATTAAGAATGAAGATGGCTCAGTAATTCTTCGTTCCCCGTTATCGATGGCTTCAAAAGAGTGTAAATATCAGATCAGATTTCCAGGAGCTGAGCAAGTGCGTATTGCCACTCGgaaatttaatgtaaattcCTCTGGGAAACTTTGTCGCAATGCATTTCTTTACATAAAAATTGCATCTGGACAAGAGATTAGGCAGTGTAATGTTGAGT